From one Bacteroides fragilis NCTC 9343 genomic stretch:
- a CDS encoding ORF6N domain-containing protein, with translation MDLQIIQSKIYEIRGCRVMLDSDLAALYQVETKALKQAVKRNIERFPEDFMFELTKEEVECLRSQIVTLKNNPDEMEAAASSKRGKHIKYLPYVFTQEGVAALSGVLRSPIAIQVNISIMRAFVALRQMITGYQELLKRIEELEESTDAQFSEIYQALTQLLSKPEPKPRKPIGYRTYDE, from the coding sequence ATGGACTTACAAATCATCCAAAGCAAGATTTATGAAATCAGAGGTTGCCGGGTTATGCTCGATAGTGACCTTGCGGCACTTTATCAGGTGGAAACAAAAGCGTTGAAACAGGCTGTGAAACGTAATATAGAACGTTTCCCGGAAGATTTTATGTTTGAACTGACAAAGGAAGAAGTGGAATGTTTAAGGTCACAAATTGTGACCTTAAAGAATAATCCGGATGAAATGGAAGCAGCAGCCAGTTCAAAACGTGGTAAGCATATTAAATATTTGCCCTATGTTTTCACGCAAGAGGGAGTAGCCGCCCTGTCCGGTGTACTGCGCAGCCCTATTGCCATACAGGTGAATATTTCCATCATGCGGGCATTCGTAGCCTTGCGTCAAATGATAACAGGCTATCAGGAACTACTAAAGCGTATTGAAGAACTGGAAGAAAGTACGGATGCACAATTCAGCGAGATATACCAAGCACTGACCCAATTACTAAGCAAGCCCGAACCGAAGCCACGCAAACCGATAGGATATAGAACCTATGACGAATAA
- a CDS encoding PepSY-like domain-containing protein, giving the protein MKFLKFSLLTAVLLSVVFAFSSCGDDDDTGYLPPSQAIQDALKKLYPNATAIKWEQKGVYYVADCQADGREKEVWFDANANWLMTETELNSINNLPPAVLTAFMESSYNNWVVDDVVILEYPNEPSTEFVVTVEQGKKVDLYFSEGGGLLHEKDVTNGDDTHWPRV; this is encoded by the coding sequence ATGAAATTTTTGAAATTTAGTTTGTTGACAGCCGTGTTGCTGTCGGTCGTGTTTGCTTTCAGTTCGTGTGGCGATGATGACGATACGGGATATCTTCCGCCGAGCCAGGCCATTCAGGATGCACTGAAGAAGCTTTATCCCAATGCCACTGCCATTAAATGGGAGCAAAAGGGCGTCTATTACGTAGCCGACTGTCAGGCGGACGGCAGAGAGAAGGAAGTTTGGTTCGATGCCAATGCCAACTGGCTGATGACGGAAACAGAGTTGAACAGTATCAATAACCTGCCGCCGGCAGTGTTGACGGCTTTTATGGAGTCGAGTTACAACAATTGGGTAGTGGATGATGTGGTGATATTGGAATATCCGAATGAACCTTCTACGGAATTTGTGGTAACTGTGGAACAGGGTAAAAAGGTAGACTTGTATTTTTCGGAAGGCGGTGGTTTGCTGCACGAAAAAGATGTTACCAACGGTGACGACACACATTGGCCCAGGGTTTAA
- the corA gene encoding magnesium/cobalt transporter CorA, whose protein sequence is MKNNLLSERLVYNGESQTPTHLHLCTYNALVMQEVSGVNFQTVANSLNREQINWLQVHGLQNTEVIREICSHFEIDFLILQDILNAEHPTKIEEHDKYTVLIMKLFRFNNKEEKSPEDELDELEQQQVCIIQGSNFVLTFLENETDFFDDVTSALHNDVLKIRGRQSDYLLSVLLNSIMGNYIATVSTIDDSLEDLEEELLTISDGNDIGIQIQALRRQYMLMKKAILPLKEQYVKLLRAENSLMHKVNRAFFNDVNDHLQFVLQTIEICRETLSSLVDLYISNNDLRMNDIMKRLTIVSTIFIPLTFLVGVWGMNFKIMPELDWRYGYVYAWILMLLVGGAVYWFFRKKKWY, encoded by the coding sequence ATGAAGAATAACCTGTTAAGTGAAAGATTAGTTTATAACGGTGAGAGCCAGACTCCCACCCACCTGCATTTATGTACTTACAACGCTCTTGTGATGCAGGAGGTTTCAGGTGTCAATTTCCAGACTGTCGCCAATTCTCTCAACCGCGAGCAGATCAACTGGCTGCAGGTGCACGGACTTCAGAACACCGAAGTCATCCGGGAAATATGCAGTCACTTTGAAATAGACTTTCTTATCCTTCAGGATATTCTGAATGCCGAGCATCCCACTAAAATAGAGGAGCATGACAAGTACACGGTGCTTATCATGAAGCTATTCCGCTTCAACAACAAAGAAGAGAAAAGCCCGGAAGATGAACTGGATGAACTGGAACAGCAACAAGTATGCATCATCCAAGGAAGCAACTTTGTACTCACCTTCCTGGAAAACGAAACCGACTTCTTTGACGATGTCACCTCCGCCCTTCACAATGATGTACTAAAAATACGGGGCAGACAAAGCGACTACCTGCTCAGTGTCTTACTAAACAGCATAATGGGGAATTACATCGCCACCGTATCTACCATCGACGACTCCCTGGAAGACCTGGAAGAAGAATTGCTCACCATCAGTGACGGTAACGATATCGGCATCCAGATACAGGCACTCCGCCGGCAGTACATGCTGATGAAGAAAGCCATTCTTCCATTAAAGGAACAATACGTGAAACTCCTGAGGGCGGAAAACTCCCTGATGCACAAAGTGAACCGTGCTTTCTTCAATGATGTCAACGACCATCTGCAATTCGTATTGCAAACCATCGAAATATGCCGGGAAACCCTATCGTCCCTGGTTGATCTTTACATATCCAACAATGACTTGCGGATGAATGATATCATGAAGCGCCTCACCATTGTTTCCACCATCTTTATTCCGTTGACTTTTCTTGTCGGAGTGTGGGGAATGAACTTCAAGATTATGCCCGAATTAGACTGGCGATATGGATATGTATATGCCTGGATATTGATGCTCCTGGTGGGCGGAGCCGTATACTGGTTTTTCCGAAAGAAGAAATGGTATTAA
- a CDS encoding PepSY-like domain-containing protein produces the protein MKKILSILVLAIAAVQFAFAGDIITKDAMKLPLPARNFINRHFSNPQISHIKIENEILQTKKYDVLLTNATEIDFDNRGNWIEVDCKKAAVPATIVPDFVKEYMKANGYHSEFVTQIERDRKGYEVELNTDLSLKFTKDGKFRKAEH, from the coding sequence ATGAAGAAGATTTTGTCTATTCTTGTATTGGCCATTGCAGCCGTCCAATTTGCATTTGCAGGTGATATCATCACAAAAGATGCGATGAAATTGCCTCTTCCGGCACGTAATTTTATTAATCGGCACTTTTCCAATCCGCAGATTTCGCATATTAAGATAGAAAATGAGATTCTGCAAACAAAGAAGTACGATGTGTTGTTGACTAATGCAACCGAGATCGACTTTGATAACCGGGGCAACTGGATTGAAGTGGATTGTAAAAAAGCGGCTGTTCCTGCAACAATTGTTCCTGACTTCGTGAAGGAATATATGAAAGCCAATGGGTATCACTCTGAGTTTGTGACTCAGATAGAGCGCGACCGCAAGGGGTATGAAGTCGAGTTGAATACGGATTTGAGCCTGAAGTTTACCAAAGACGGTAAGTTTCGTAAAGCGGAGCATTGA
- the ahpC gene encoding alkyl hydroperoxide reductase subunit C: MEPIINSQMPEFKVQAFQNGSFKTVSSEDVKGKWAIFFFYPADFTFVCPTELVDVAEKYEQFQAMGVEVYSVSTDSHFVHKAWHDASESIRKIKYPMLADPTGVLSRGFGVMIEEDGMAYRGTFLVNPEGKIKIAEIQDNNIGRNADELLRKVEAAQFVATHDGEVCPAKWKKGEATLKPSIDLVGKI; this comes from the coding sequence ATGGAACCAATTATCAACTCACAGATGCCTGAATTCAAAGTACAGGCTTTTCAGAACGGAAGTTTTAAAACAGTAAGCAGCGAAGACGTAAAGGGAAAATGGGCTATTTTCTTCTTCTACCCGGCGGACTTCACCTTTGTGTGCCCGACCGAACTGGTAGACGTTGCCGAGAAATACGAACAGTTTCAGGCTATGGGTGTAGAAGTATACTCGGTAAGCACCGACTCACACTTCGTACACAAAGCATGGCACGATGCTTCGGAAAGCATCCGTAAGATCAAATATCCGATGTTGGCAGACCCGACAGGCGTATTGAGCCGTGGATTCGGTGTGATGATCGAAGAAGACGGAATGGCTTACCGCGGAACGTTCCTCGTCAATCCGGAAGGAAAAATCAAGATTGCCGAGATACAGGATAACAACATCGGACGTAATGCCGACGAGTTGCTCCGCAAAGTAGAGGCCGCACAGTTTGTAGCTACTCACGACGGAGAAGTTTGCCCCGCTAAATGGAAAAAAGGCGAAGCAACCCTGAAACCGAGCATCGACCTGGTCGGTAAGATCTAA
- a CDS encoding DUF4890 domain-containing protein, whose protein sequence is MKRISFLLAALLMMGGMVMAQGPRRGGQDMDPKTRAERMTERMAKEYSLNETQKKELLEVNMAFVQKMGERPGRMKPEMRQGKKGQSQATDSCTCKQDRRKAPRMSKEDREKMRQEMKASRESYEAGLKKIMTKDQYAAYTKKQAEREQRRGGGR, encoded by the coding sequence ATGAAAAGAATAAGTTTTTTATTAGCAGCCCTATTAATGATGGGAGGAATGGTGATGGCACAAGGTCCGCGCAGAGGCGGTCAGGATATGGACCCGAAAACACGTGCCGAACGCATGACCGAGCGTATGGCGAAAGAATACTCTTTGAATGAAACTCAGAAGAAAGAGTTGCTTGAGGTCAATATGGCTTTCGTACAAAAGATGGGAGAGCGTCCCGGAAGAATGAAGCCGGAAATGAGACAAGGTAAGAAGGGGCAGAGTCAGGCTACCGACAGCTGCACTTGTAAACAGGATAGGAGAAAAGCTCCTCGCATGTCCAAAGAGGACAGAGAAAAGATGCGTCAGGAGATGAAAGCTTCGCGTGAGTCCTACGAGGCTGGTCTGAAGAAAATTATGACGAAAGACCAGTATGCTGCTTATACCAAGAAGCAGGCCGAGCGGGAGCAGAGAAGAGGAGGCGGAAGATAA
- a CDS encoding site-specific integrase — translation MKSTFNVLFFVKKDKQKINGSYPIFVRITIDGVASRFNSKLDVQPKLWDGKAGKAAGRSAEAIRINRMLDDINASLNTIYHEMQRRDNYVTAEKVKNEFLGHSENHDTILNLFQKHNDDVKQLVGISKTIATYRKYEVTRRHLAEFIQSKYNLSDISIKEITPMFITDFELYLRTTCKCGFNTTAKFMQFFKRIILIARNNGILIGDPFANYKIRLEKVDRGYLTEDEIKIILKKKMVSERLEQVRDVFIFSCFSGLAYVDVANLKEDNIRKSFDGNLWIITKRQKTNIDVNVPLLDIPKMILEKYKGKLPNGKVLPIISNQKLNAYLKEIADVCGIKKNLTFHLARHTFATTTTLAKGVPIETVSKMLGHTNIETTQIYARITNNKISNDMQGLDKKFVGIEKIYKEVSIK, via the coding sequence ATGAAGAGTACATTCAACGTCCTTTTCTTCGTGAAAAAGGACAAGCAAAAAATCAATGGCAGTTACCCTATTTTCGTCCGTATCACGATTGATGGTGTGGCAAGCCGTTTTAATTCCAAGCTGGACGTTCAACCCAAACTTTGGGATGGCAAGGCAGGCAAAGCCGCCGGACGTTCTGCGGAAGCTATCCGCATAAACCGTATGCTGGATGATATAAACGCATCTTTGAACACTATTTACCACGAAATGCAACGGCGTGACAATTATGTTACCGCCGAAAAGGTGAAGAATGAATTTTTAGGTCATAGCGAGAACCACGACACCATACTTAACCTTTTCCAGAAGCACAATGATGATGTGAAACAGTTGGTCGGCATATCCAAGACGATTGCCACTTATCGTAAATATGAAGTGACCCGCCGCCATCTTGCAGAGTTCATCCAAAGCAAATATAACCTGTCGGATATTTCTATAAAGGAAATAACCCCGATGTTCATTACCGACTTCGAGTTATATTTGCGTACCACCTGCAAATGTGGCTTTAATACGACCGCCAAGTTCATGCAGTTCTTCAAACGCATTATCCTGATAGCCCGTAATAATGGCATCCTGATAGGTGACCCGTTCGCCAACTATAAAATACGTTTGGAAAAAGTGGATAGGGGATATTTAACAGAGGATGAAATAAAAATCATCCTCAAAAAGAAAATGGTTTCCGAACGGTTGGAACAGGTGCGTGATGTTTTTATCTTTTCCTGTTTCAGTGGTTTGGCTTATGTGGATGTAGCAAACTTAAAGGAAGATAATATCCGTAAATCCTTTGACGGTAATTTGTGGATAATTACCAAACGTCAGAAAACGAATATAGACGTGAATGTCCCCTTGCTGGACATTCCTAAAATGATACTGGAAAAGTACAAAGGTAAATTGCCGAATGGTAAGGTACTTCCTATTATCAGCAATCAAAAACTTAATGCGTATTTGAAAGAAATAGCGGATGTATGCGGAATTAAAAAGAACTTGACATTTCACCTTGCAAGGCATACTTTTGCCACGACCACCACGCTTGCAAAGGGTGTTCCTATTGAAACCGTTAGTAAGATGTTGGGACACACCAATATAGAAACGACACAGATATACGCCCGCATTACCAATAATAAAATCAGTAACGATATGCAGGGGCTTGACAAGAAGTTTGTCGGCATTGAAAAAATCTATAAAGAAGTATCTATAAAATAG
- a CDS encoding endonuclease MutS2 encodes MIYPQNFEQKIGFDQIRQLLKDKCLSTLGEERVNEMNFSDHFEEVDELLNQVAEFVRIIQEEDNFPDQFFFDVRPSLKRIRIEGMYMDEQELFDLRRSLETIRDIVRFLQRNDEEESDCPYPSLKKLAGDITVFPQLITKIDGILNKYGKIKDNASTELSRIRRELANTMGSISRSLNSILRNAQSEGYVDKDVAPTMRDGRLVIPVAPGLKRKIKGIVHDESASGKTVFIEPAEVVEANNRIRELEGDERREIIRILTEFSNTLRPSIPEILQSYEFLAEIDFIRAKSHFAIQTNSIKPSLENEQLLDWTMAVHPLLQLSLAKHGKKVVPLDIELNLKRRILIISGPNAGGKSVCLKTVGLLQYMLQCGMLVPMHERSHVGLFGSIFIDIGDEQSIEDDLSTYSSHLTNMKIMMKNCNERSLILIDEFGGGTEPQIGGAIAEAVLKRFNIKGTFGVITTHYQNLKHFAEDHEGVVNGAMLYDRHLMQALFQLQIGNPGSSFAVEIARKIGLPEDVITDASEIVGSEYINADKYLQDIVRDKRYWEGKRQTIRQREKHMEETIARYQAEMEELQKSRKEIIRQAKEEAERLLQESNARIENTIRTIKEAQAEKEKTRLVRQELADFRESIDNLTSKEQEDKIARKMEKLKEKQNRKKEKKQNGTKEQPTVQQTPKATPITEGCPVRIKGQSSVGEVLEINGKNAVVAFGSIKTTVKTERLERSNAIPQKQESAKSSFVSNQTQDSMYEKKLNFKQDIDVRGMRGDEALQAVTYFVDDAILVGMSRVRILHGTGTGILRTLIRQYLQTIPGVRHFADEHIQLGGAGITVVDLA; translated from the coding sequence ATGATATATCCCCAGAATTTTGAGCAGAAAATAGGATTCGACCAAATCAGACAATTATTAAAAGACAAATGTCTCAGCACATTAGGAGAAGAGAGAGTGAATGAAATGAATTTTTCCGATCACTTTGAAGAAGTTGATGAACTGCTGAATCAGGTTGCAGAGTTTGTTCGCATCATACAAGAGGAAGATAACTTTCCCGACCAATTTTTTTTCGATGTCCGTCCCTCTTTGAAACGAATCCGGATAGAAGGAATGTACATGGACGAACAAGAATTGTTTGATCTACGACGTTCGTTGGAGACCATCCGGGACATCGTCCGTTTCCTGCAGCGCAATGATGAAGAAGAATCGGATTGTCCCTACCCCAGCCTGAAAAAACTGGCCGGTGACATAACTGTCTTTCCACAACTTATCACCAAGATTGATGGCATTTTAAATAAATATGGCAAAATCAAGGATAATGCTTCGACCGAACTGTCACGCATCCGACGGGAACTGGCTAACACGATGGGAAGTATCTCACGTTCGCTTAACAGCATACTCCGAAACGCACAATCCGAAGGCTATGTGGACAAAGACGTGGCACCAACCATGCGCGACGGTCGATTGGTTATTCCGGTGGCTCCGGGATTAAAACGTAAAATCAAAGGAATCGTCCACGATGAATCGGCCAGCGGAAAAACTGTATTTATCGAACCAGCGGAAGTAGTGGAAGCCAACAACCGTATCCGTGAACTGGAAGGGGATGAACGCCGGGAGATCATCCGTATCCTGACTGAGTTCTCTAACACCCTGCGTCCTTCTATCCCGGAAATACTGCAATCGTATGAATTTCTTGCCGAGATAGACTTCATTCGTGCCAAAAGTCACTTCGCCATCCAAACAAACAGTATCAAACCCAGCCTGGAGAACGAGCAATTATTGGACTGGACAATGGCCGTCCACCCACTATTACAACTTTCTCTTGCCAAACATGGAAAGAAAGTAGTGCCATTGGACATAGAACTGAACCTCAAACGGCGTATCCTTATTATATCCGGTCCCAACGCAGGAGGTAAATCCGTATGTCTGAAAACAGTCGGGTTACTACAATATATGCTGCAATGCGGCATGCTCGTACCCATGCACGAACGAAGTCATGTAGGCCTGTTTGGCAGTATCTTCATCGACATCGGTGATGAACAATCCATTGAAGACGATTTGAGTACCTATTCTTCACACTTGACCAATATGAAAATCATGATGAAGAACTGCAACGAACGAAGTCTGATTTTAATTGACGAATTCGGTGGAGGTACAGAACCCCAGATCGGCGGAGCTATTGCCGAAGCTGTACTGAAACGATTCAACATAAAGGGTACTTTCGGTGTTATAACTACACACTACCAGAATCTAAAACATTTTGCAGAGGATCACGAAGGTGTAGTAAACGGTGCCATGCTATATGACCGTCATCTGATGCAGGCACTTTTCCAACTTCAGATCGGTAATCCGGGTAGTTCATTCGCTGTAGAAATCGCTCGTAAAATCGGATTACCGGAGGATGTGATCACAGATGCTTCTGAGATTGTGGGAAGTGAATATATCAATGCCGACAAATATTTGCAGGATATCGTACGTGACAAACGTTACTGGGAAGGAAAGCGTCAGACTATCCGCCAGCGCGAAAAGCATATGGAAGAAACCATTGCCCGCTATCAGGCTGAGATGGAAGAATTACAAAAGTCGAGAAAAGAGATCATCCGTCAGGCAAAAGAGGAGGCGGAGCGGTTGTTGCAAGAATCAAATGCACGTATCGAGAATACCATCCGTACCATAAAAGAGGCACAGGCTGAAAAAGAAAAAACACGTCTGGTACGCCAGGAACTGGCGGACTTCCGTGAATCGATAGACAACCTGACTTCCAAGGAACAGGAAGATAAGATAGCCCGAAAGATGGAGAAGCTGAAAGAGAAGCAAAACCGCAAGAAGGAGAAAAAGCAAAACGGCACCAAAGAACAGCCGACAGTTCAGCAAACTCCCAAAGCGACTCCCATCACCGAAGGGTGTCCGGTACGTATCAAAGGACAAAGTTCGGTCGGAGAAGTACTTGAAATCAACGGGAAGAATGCCGTGGTAGCCTTCGGCAGCATCAAAACAACTGTAAAGACGGAGCGGCTGGAACGCAGCAACGCAATCCCCCAAAAACAAGAGTCTGCCAAAAGTTCTTTTGTCAGCAACCAGACTCAGGACAGCATGTACGAAAAAAAGCTGAACTTCAAGCAAGATATCGATGTACGGGGAATGCGAGGAGACGAAGCTCTACAAGCTGTAACCTACTTTGTAGACGACGCCATCCTGGTCGGTATGAGCCGGGTACGCATCCTACATGGGACCGGTACGGGTATCCTGCGTACCCTTATCCGCCAATATTTGCAAACCATACCGGGAGTCCGCCATTTTGCCGACGAACATATCCAATTGGGAGGTGCAGGTATCACGGTAGTCGATTTGGCATAA
- the ahpF gene encoding alkyl hydroperoxide reductase subunit F, with the protein MLDSAIKEQLRTIFAALEANYTFDITVSPQHESRTELLELLNDVASCSEKLSCRINEGKGLEFTLLKGEHRTGITFRAVPNGHEFSSLLLAILNTDGKGKNFPDEGICNRVKSLKGPVRLTTYVSLTCTNCPDVVQALNAMTTLNGQIQHQTVDGAINQAEVEALKIQGVPSVFADGKLIHVGRGDFGELLAKLEEQYGTETNSAETSIKKYDVIVAGGGPAGSAAAIYSARKGLNVAVIAERIGGQVKETVGIENLISVPSTTGSQLADNLKTHMSQYPIDLLEHRQIEKIELDGKDKVLTAKGGERFSAPAVIVATGASWRKLNVPGEAEYIGRGVAFCPHCDGPFYKGKQVAVVGGGNSGIEAAIDLAGICSKVTVLEFMDELKADQVLQEKLKSLPNVEVLVHSQTTEVVGNGDKVTGIRVKDRKTEEERVISLDGIFVQIGLVANSGIFRDVVEVNRPGEIVIDAHCRTNVPGIYAAGDVSTVPYKQIIIAMGEGAKAALAAFEDRMRGEI; encoded by the coding sequence ATGTTAGACTCAGCTATAAAAGAACAATTACGTACCATCTTCGCCGCATTGGAGGCGAACTATACATTCGACATCACCGTCTCACCGCAACACGAAAGCCGCACCGAACTTCTGGAACTCCTGAACGATGTGGCATCCTGCTCCGAGAAACTCTCTTGCCGGATCAATGAAGGCAAAGGACTGGAATTTACACTTCTCAAAGGAGAACACAGGACAGGTATCACCTTCCGGGCCGTTCCCAATGGGCATGAATTCAGTTCCCTACTGCTTGCCATCCTGAATACGGACGGAAAAGGAAAGAACTTTCCGGACGAAGGCATCTGCAACCGGGTAAAATCATTGAAAGGACCTGTCCGCCTGACAACTTACGTGTCACTGACCTGTACCAACTGCCCCGACGTGGTGCAGGCACTCAACGCCATGACCACGCTGAACGGACAGATTCAGCACCAGACTGTGGACGGAGCCATCAACCAGGCGGAAGTAGAGGCACTGAAAATACAGGGGGTTCCTTCTGTCTTCGCAGACGGTAAACTGATCCACGTGGGGCGTGGTGACTTTGGCGAACTGTTGGCCAAACTGGAAGAACAATATGGAACGGAGACGAACAGTGCGGAAACTTCCATCAAAAAATATGATGTGATTGTAGCCGGCGGAGGTCCGGCCGGTTCGGCTGCTGCCATCTATTCGGCCCGTAAAGGCTTGAATGTAGCGGTCATTGCCGAACGGATCGGCGGACAAGTAAAAGAAACAGTAGGCATAGAGAACCTGATCTCCGTACCTTCGACAACCGGAAGCCAGTTGGCCGATAATCTGAAAACCCACATGTCACAATATCCCATCGATTTGCTCGAACATCGCCAGATCGAAAAGATAGAGCTTGATGGAAAGGATAAGGTTCTGACAGCCAAAGGAGGAGAACGTTTCTCAGCTCCGGCGGTAATCGTTGCCACCGGTGCAAGCTGGCGCAAACTGAACGTACCGGGCGAAGCGGAATATATCGGCCGTGGGGTGGCTTTCTGTCCACACTGCGACGGACCTTTCTACAAAGGGAAGCAGGTGGCTGTCGTGGGGGGAGGAAATTCCGGAATCGAAGCAGCCATCGACCTGGCAGGTATCTGCTCCAAAGTTACGGTGCTCGAGTTTATGGACGAGCTGAAAGCGGATCAGGTTTTACAGGAAAAACTGAAAAGCCTGCCGAATGTAGAAGTTCTTGTTCACTCGCAGACAACCGAAGTGGTAGGCAATGGAGATAAGGTGACCGGCATCCGTGTCAAAGACCGCAAAACAGAAGAAGAACGGGTGATCAGCCTGGATGGCATCTTTGTACAGATAGGTTTGGTAGCCAATAGTGGTATTTTCCGCGATGTGGTTGAGGTAAATCGTCCGGGCGAGATCGTGATCGATGCACATTGCCGTACCAACGTGCCGGGAATTTATGCTGCCGGAGACGTTTCCACCGTCCCCTACAAACAGATTATCATCGCAATGGGAGAAGGCGCCAAAGCCGCATTAGCCGCATTCGAGGATCGGATGCGAGGAGAAATTTAA
- a CDS encoding L-serine ammonia-lyase, which yields MKSIKELYRIGTGPSSSHTMGPRKAAEMFLTRHPEAASFKVTLYGSLAATGKGHMTDVAIIDTLKPTAPVDIIWQPKIFLPFHPNGMNFVALDAGGNELENWTVYSVGGGALAEDNKQPSIESPEVYSMNSMTEILDWCEHTGKSYWEYVKECEDPDIWDYLKEVWDTMKESVQRGLEQEGVLPGPLNLRRKASTYYIRATGYKASLQSRGLVFAYALAVSEENASGGKIVTAPTCGSCGVMPAVLYHLAKSREFSEMRILRALATAGLIGNIVKQNASISGAEVGCQGEVGVACAMASAAANQLFGGSPAQIEYAAEMGLEHHLGMTCDPVCGLVQIPCIERNAYAAARALDANLYSSFTDGMHRVSFDKVIQVMKQTGHDLPSLYKETSEGGLAKDYKPM from the coding sequence ATGAAATCAATAAAAGAACTCTATCGCATTGGAACCGGACCTTCGAGCAGTCACACCATGGGACCTCGCAAGGCAGCAGAAATGTTCCTCACACGACATCCTGAAGCAGCATCGTTCAAAGTGACCCTCTACGGAAGCCTGGCGGCGACAGGAAAAGGACACATGACGGATGTAGCCATCATTGACACACTGAAACCTACTGCACCGGTAGATATTATATGGCAACCCAAAATCTTTCTTCCTTTCCATCCGAACGGAATGAATTTTGTGGCACTTGATGCCGGCGGCAATGAACTGGAAAACTGGACTGTCTACAGTGTAGGGGGAGGTGCATTGGCCGAAGACAACAAACAGCCGTCTATTGAAAGCCCGGAAGTATACTCCATGAACAGCATGACCGAAATTCTGGATTGGTGCGAACATACCGGAAAAAGTTACTGGGAATACGTGAAAGAATGCGAAGATCCTGATATATGGGACTATCTGAAAGAAGTATGGGATACGATGAAGGAGTCTGTCCAGCGTGGTCTCGAACAAGAAGGAGTGCTGCCCGGCCCATTGAACCTGAGACGTAAAGCTTCCACATATTATATCCGCGCTACCGGATACAAGGCTTCTTTGCAGTCACGCGGATTGGTATTTGCCTACGCGCTTGCCGTAAGTGAAGAGAATGCCTCGGGAGGCAAAATCGTAACAGCGCCCACATGCGGATCGTGCGGAGTGATGCCTGCCGTTCTTTATCATCTTGCCAAAAGCCGTGAATTCAGTGAGATGCGTATCCTTCGCGCATTGGCAACAGCCGGATTGATAGGTAACATCGTCAAGCAAAATGCTTCCATCTCCGGAGCAGAAGTAGGCTGCCAAGGAGAAGTAGGCGTGGCATGTGCCATGGCATCGGCTGCCGCCAACCAGCTATTCGGAGGAAGTCCGGCTCAAATTGAATATGCTGCCGAAATGGGACTGGAACATCACTTGGGCATGACTTGTGATCCGGTATGCGGATTGGTACAGATTCCTTGTATCGAGCGTAATGCTTATGCGGCCGCCCGCGCATTGGACGCCAATCTATACTCTTCATTTACCGATGGAATGCACCGTGTCTCTTTCGACAAAGTAATACAAGTGATGAAACAAACCGGCCACGACCTACCCTCACTTTATAAAGAAACAAGTGAAGGCGGACTGGCAAAGGATTATAAGCCGATGTAA
- a CDS encoding DUF4738 domain-containing protein, whose product MKKLIYLLGLAMLMAVAACSGSAEKKKSDIRVLMQDSTDAHGVQRMTARKSEVDIKYKGKEYHSFISRTPNDSLPRVVSQMGNTYVDNQIVLRLTRGNERVFSRTFTKKQFESLIGDDFMAKSILEGIVYDKTTPEGIVYAASICYPQTDLYVPISITISPDGKISMKKEELLEEVYDEDTSAR is encoded by the coding sequence ATGAAAAAGCTTATTTATCTGCTTGGGTTGGCAATGCTTATGGCTGTCGCAGCTTGTTCCGGTTCGGCTGAAAAGAAAAAGAGCGATATCCGTGTTTTGATGCAGGATAGCACCGATGCACATGGAGTGCAGCGCATGACGGCCCGTAAGAGCGAGGTAGATATTAAATATAAAGGCAAAGAGTACCATTCGTTTATTTCCCGTACGCCCAATGATTCGCTTCCCCGGGTGGTAAGCCAGATGGGGAATACGTATGTCGACAATCAGATAGTGCTTAGGCTGACGCGTGGAAACGAACGTGTTTTCAGCCGTACTTTTACCAAAAAGCAGTTCGAGTCTCTGATAGGCGATGATTTTATGGCGAAATCTATCCTGGAAGGGATTGTTTATGATAAAACGACTCCTGAGGGAATAGTCTATGCTGCCAGTATCTGCTATCCGCAGACAGACCTGTATGTACCTATCTCCATCACGATCTCACCCGATGGAAAAATAAGTATGAAGAAAGAAGAGCTTCTGGAAGAGGTGTACGATGAAGATACATCCGCCCGTTAA